In Phocoena phocoena chromosome 19, mPhoPho1.1, whole genome shotgun sequence, a genomic segment contains:
- the MIF4GD gene encoding MIF4G domain-containing protein isoform X1, translating to MGEPRREEYKIQSFDAVTQQLLKTALKGEHAEPPEMECSAWQGSYSNCPGPVPSCNSPPVFTLDPGAVDLEKVANVIVDHSLQDCVFSKEAGRMCYAIIQAESKQAGQSVFRRGLLNRLQQEYQAREQLRARSLQGWVCYVTFICNIFDYLRVNNMPMMALVNPVYDCLFRLAQPDSLSKEEEVDCLVLQLHRVGEQLEKMNGQRMDELFVLIRDGFLLPTGLSSLAQLLLLEIIEFRAAGWKTTPAAHKYYYSEVSD from the exons ATGGGGGAGCCCAGGAGAGAGGAGTATAAAATCCAGTCTTTTGACGCAGTGACACAGCAGCTGCTGAAGACAGCCCTCAAAGGTGAGCATGCGGAGCCCCCTGA GATGGAGTGTTCTGCTTGGCAGGGGAGCTACAGTAATTGTCCTGGACCAGTGCCTTCTTGCA ACTCCCCACCTGTCTTTACCCTAGATCCAGGTGCCGTGGACTTGGAGAAAGTGGCCAATGTGATTGTGGACCATTCTCTGCAGGACTGTGTATTCAGCAAGGAAGCAGGACGCATGTGCTACGCCATCATTCAG GCAGAGAGCAAGCAAGCAGGCCAGAGTGTCTTCCGCCGCGGACTCCTCAACCGGCTGCAGCAGGAGTACCAGGCTCGGGAGCAGCTTCGAGCCCGCTCCCTGCAGGGCTGGGTCTGCTACGTCACCTTTATCTGCAACATCTTTGACTACCTGAGG GTGAACAACATGCCCATGATGGCCCTGGTGAACCCCGTCTACGACTGCCTCTTCCGGCTGGCCCAGCCCGACAGTCTGagcaaggaggaggag GTGGACTGCCTGGTGCTGCAGCTGCACCGGGTCGGAGAGCAGCTGGAGAAGATGAATGGGCAGCGCATGGATGAGCTCTTTGTCCTGATCCGGGATGGCTTCCTGCTCCCAACCGGCCTCAGCTCCCTggcccagctgctgctgctggagaTCATCGAGTTCCGGGCAGCTGGCTGGAAGACGACCCCGGCCGCGCACAAGTATTACTATAGCGAGGTCTCTGACTAG
- the MRPS7 gene encoding small ribosomal subunit protein uS7m: protein MAASAVTAVRGWSGLLLGVRSVVLRLPGLTQVRWSRYGPEYQDPQIDKGYYRKPLAALTEEEKYERELRKTQVIKAAPATRTSSVFEDPVISKFTNMMMKGGNKILARSLMTQTLEAVKRKQFEKYHAASPEEQATIERNPYTIFHQALKNCEPVIGLVSILKGGHFYQVPVPLADRRRRFLAMKWMITECREKKHRRMLMPEKLSQELLEAFHNRGPVIKRKHDTHKMAEANRALAHYRWW from the exons ATGGCTGCCTCCGCGGTGACGGCTGTGCGAGGGTGGTCGGGCTTGCTGCTGGGCGTGCGGAGTGTTGTCCTGAGGCTTCCAGG gCTAACCCAGGTGAGGTGGAGCCGCTATGGTCCTGAATACCAGGATCCCCAGATTGACAAGGGATATTACCGCAAGCCCTTGGCCGCGCTGACTGAGGAGGAAAAGTATGAGAGGGAGCTCAGGAAGACTCAGGTTATCAAAGCTGCCCCAGCGACGAGAACAAGCTCTGTGTTTGAAGACCCAGTGATCAG TAAATTCACCAACATGATGATGAAAGGAGGAAACAAAATACTGGCCAGATCCCTCATGACACAG ACTCTGGAAGCTGTGAAAAGGAAACAGTTTGAGAAGTACCACGCTGCTTCTCCTGAGGAACAGGCAACCATTGAACGCAACCCTTACACCATCTTCCACCAAGCACTGAAAAACTGCGAGCCTGTGATTGGGCTGGTGTCCATCCTCAAGGGTGGCCATTTCTATCAG GTCCCTGTGCCGCTAGCCGACCGGCGTCGCCGCTTCCTGGCCATGAAGTGGATGATTACTGAGTGTCGGGAGAAGAAGCACCGGCGGATGCTGATGCCGGAGAAGCTGTCCCAGGAGCTGCTGGAGGCTTTTCACAACCGGGGCCCTGTGATCAAGAGAAAGCACGACACGCACAAGATGGCCGAGGCCAACCGCGCGCTGGCCCACTACCGCTGGTGGTGA
- the MIF4GD gene encoding MIF4G domain-containing protein isoform X3, giving the protein MGEPRREEYKIQSFDAVTQQLLKTALKDPGAVDLEKVANVIVDHSLQDCVFSKEAGRMCYAIIQVNNMPMMALVNPVYDCLFRLAQPDSLSKEEEVDCLVLQLHRVGEQLEKMNGQRMDELFVLIRDGFLLPTGLSSLAQLLLLEIIEFRAAGWKTTPAAHKYYYSEVSD; this is encoded by the exons ATGGGGGAGCCCAGGAGAGAGGAGTATAAAATCCAGTCTTTTGACGCAGTGACACAGCAGCTGCTGAAGACAGCCCTCAAAG ATCCAGGTGCCGTGGACTTGGAGAAAGTGGCCAATGTGATTGTGGACCATTCTCTGCAGGACTGTGTATTCAGCAAGGAAGCAGGACGCATGTGCTACGCCATCATTCAG GTGAACAACATGCCCATGATGGCCCTGGTGAACCCCGTCTACGACTGCCTCTTCCGGCTGGCCCAGCCCGACAGTCTGagcaaggaggaggag GTGGACTGCCTGGTGCTGCAGCTGCACCGGGTCGGAGAGCAGCTGGAGAAGATGAATGGGCAGCGCATGGATGAGCTCTTTGTCCTGATCCGGGATGGCTTCCTGCTCCCAACCGGCCTCAGCTCCCTggcccagctgctgctgctggagaTCATCGAGTTCCGGGCAGCTGGCTGGAAGACGACCCCGGCCGCGCACAAGTATTACTATAGCGAGGTCTCTGACTAG
- the SLC25A19 gene encoding mitochondrial thiamine pyrophosphate carrier — protein sequence MVGYDPRADGRNVSNLEVAVAGSVSGLVTRVLISPLDVIKIRFQLQIERLSRSDPNAKYHGILQAGRQILQEEGPTAFWKGHIPAQLLSIGYGAVQFLSFEVLTELVHRASVRDARDFSVHFVCGGLSACVATLTVHPVDVLRTRFAAQGEPRVYKTLRNAVVTMYRTEGPLVFYKGLNPTLIAIFPYAGFQFSFYSSLKHAYEWAMPAEGKKNGNFKNLLCGSGAGVISKTLTYPLDLFKKRLQVGGFEQARASFGQVRSYKGLLDCARQVLREEGAQGCFKGLAPSLLKAALSTGFVFFWYELFCNLFHHMKKADS from the exons ATGGTGGGCTATGACCCCAGAGCAGACGGCAGGAATGTCTCCAATCTCGAGGTGGCCGTGGCTGGGTCTGTGTCTGGACTTGTCACTCGGGTGCTGATCAGCCCCTTGGATGTCATCAAGATCCGTTTCCAG CTTCAGATCGAGCGCCTTTCTCGCAGTGACCCCAACGCGAAATACCACGGGATCCTGCAGGCTGGGAGACAGATTTTGCAAGAGGAGGGCCCAACAGCATTCTGGAAAGGACACATCCCAGCCCAGCTTCTCTCCATAGGCTATGGAGCTGTCCAA TTTTTGTCGTTTGAAGTTCTCACCGAGCTGGTGCACAGGGCCAGCGTGCGCGATGCCCGAGACTTCTCCGTGCATTTTGTGTGTGGCGGCCTGTCTGCCTGTGTGGCCACCCTCACCGTACATCCTGTGGACGTGCTACGCACCCGCTTTGCAGCGCAGGGTGAGCCCAGG GTCTATAAAACCCTGCGAAACGCCGTGGTGACCATGTACAGGACCGAAGGCCCCTTGGTCTTCTACAAAGGCTTGAACCCCACCTTGATTGCCATCTTCCCCTACGCTGGGTTCCAGTTCTCCTTCTACAGCTCCTTGAAGCACGCATATGAGTGGGCCATGCCAGCCGAAGGAAAGAAAAACG GGAACTTCAAAAACCTGCTTTGTGGCAGTGGAGCTGGAGTCATCAGCAAGACCCTCACGTATCCCCTGGACCTCTTCAAGAAGCGGCTACAGGTTGGAGGGTTTGAGCAGGCCCGAGCCTCCTTTGGCCAG GTGCGAAGCTACAAGGGCCTCCTGGATTGTGCCAGGCAGGTGCTGCGAGAGGAGGGTGCACAAGGCTGCTTCAAAGGCCTGGCCCCCAGCCTGCTGAAGGCTGCCCTCTCCACCGGCTTTGTGTTCTTCTGGTACGAGCTCTTCTGTAACCTCTTCCACCACATGAAGAAGGCAGACAGCTAG
- the MIF4GD gene encoding MIF4G domain-containing protein isoform X2 has translation MVMGEPRREEYKIQSFDAVTQQLLKTALKDPGAVDLEKVANVIVDHSLQDCVFSKEAGRMCYAIIQAESKQAGQSVFRRGLLNRLQQEYQAREQLRARSLQGWVCYVTFICNIFDYLRVNNMPMMALVNPVYDCLFRLAQPDSLSKEEEVDCLVLQLHRVGEQLEKMNGQRMDELFVLIRDGFLLPTGLSSLAQLLLLEIIEFRAAGWKTTPAAHKYYYSEVSD, from the exons ATGGTCATGGGGGAGCCCAGGAGAGAGGAGTATAAAATCCAGTCTTTTGACGCAGTGACACAGCAGCTGCTGAAGACAGCCCTCAAAG ATCCAGGTGCCGTGGACTTGGAGAAAGTGGCCAATGTGATTGTGGACCATTCTCTGCAGGACTGTGTATTCAGCAAGGAAGCAGGACGCATGTGCTACGCCATCATTCAG GCAGAGAGCAAGCAAGCAGGCCAGAGTGTCTTCCGCCGCGGACTCCTCAACCGGCTGCAGCAGGAGTACCAGGCTCGGGAGCAGCTTCGAGCCCGCTCCCTGCAGGGCTGGGTCTGCTACGTCACCTTTATCTGCAACATCTTTGACTACCTGAGG GTGAACAACATGCCCATGATGGCCCTGGTGAACCCCGTCTACGACTGCCTCTTCCGGCTGGCCCAGCCCGACAGTCTGagcaaggaggaggag GTGGACTGCCTGGTGCTGCAGCTGCACCGGGTCGGAGAGCAGCTGGAGAAGATGAATGGGCAGCGCATGGATGAGCTCTTTGTCCTGATCCGGGATGGCTTCCTGCTCCCAACCGGCCTCAGCTCCCTggcccagctgctgctgctggagaTCATCGAGTTCCGGGCAGCTGGCTGGAAGACGACCCCGGCCGCGCACAAGTATTACTATAGCGAGGTCTCTGACTAG